A single Oncorhynchus tshawytscha isolate Ot180627B linkage group LG01, Otsh_v2.0, whole genome shotgun sequence DNA region contains:
- the LOC112254417 gene encoding cyclic GMP-AMP synthase: MSGRGKPRSVRAKSPEPAHAKNPVRAKSARQPPKEPVKDTKKETQQVTDEYNPKKTKEHKQPKRITEEKAPVPQKCVEVKTGSRMVKTGYSVDSNPNKILFTTIEQLKIKKKQKSESASIVNDTVKHIMDHMKKCTECFKDVNDLRTGSYYENLKISNPDEFDVMLTVPVERVDIRPFGDVGAFYSVAFKRGKHSLDRFLCEDNTISASGMLTEFRNEVKKCVKILKDVGLEKKKKGCPAVTLLINGTGTVPISLDIVLGLEVRSSWPTFTQGGIDKIDIWLGTKVKKEQKLKGYYLVPKYEGKGTVEREGVCAKDAWRISFSHVEKSILTNHGSQKTCCEASGTRCCRKFCLKLLKHLLGLLKAENPSLSKFCSYHAKTTLLHACCSRTQDSDWEAAQLGPCFQQLLEDFEGHLKDGMLPNFFIPKHNLLGSGHDRKSCQFLARRIEEERNNGFPIFRK; this comes from the exons ATGAGCGGCAGAGGGAAACCACGAAGCGTGCGCGCAAAGAGTCCGGAACCAGCGCATGCCAAGAATCCGGTTCGGGCCAAGAGTGCCCGGCAACCTCCAAAGGAACCAGTGAAAGACACTAAGAAGGAAACGCAACAGGTCACTGATGAATACAACCCCAAGAAAACCAAGGAACATAAGCAGCCTAAGCGCATCACTGAGGAAAAGGCACCTGTGCCACAGAAGTGCGTAGAAGTTAAAACCGGATCAAGGATGGTCAAAACAGGTTACAGCGTTGACTCAAATCCGAATAAGATCCTGTTTACAACCATTGAACAATTGAAGATTAAGAAGAAACAGAAATCGGAATCAGCAAGTATTGTCAATGACACGGTAAAGCATATAATGGACCACATGAAAAAGTGTACAGAATGCTTCAAAGATGTAAATGATCTGCGCACTGGGAGTTATTACGAGAATTTAAAG ATTTCTAATCCCGACGAATTTGACGTGATGTTAACTGTGCCTGTCGAGCGGGTGGACATTCGGCCGTTTGGGGATGTTGGGGCGTTTTACAGCGTGGCGTTCAAACGAGGAAAACACTCGTTGGATCGCTTTCTATGTGAAGACAACACAATATCTGCCAGTGGAATGCTTACGGAGTTCAGAAACGAGGTTAAAAAGTGTGTGAAGATACTCAAAG ACGTGGGGTTGGAGAAGAAAAAGAAGGGTTGCCCGGCGGTGACCTTACTGATAAACGGGACGGGAACAGTCCCTATCTCACTGGACATTGTTCTGGGTCTTGAGGTCCGCTCGAGCTGGCCCACTTTCACCCAAGGAGGCATAGACAAAATAGACATCTGGCTCGGGACCAAAGTGAAGAAAGAACAAAAGCTTAAGGGGTACTACCTCGTTCCGAAGTACGAGGGAAAGGGCACGGTGGAACGGGAAGGTGTCTGCGCTAAAG ATGCATGGCGCATCTCATTCTCGCATGTGGAAAAGAGTATCCTAACAAATCATGGCTCCCAGAAGACCTGCTGCGAGGCCAGCGGGACTCGCTGCTGCAG GAAGTTCTGTCTGAAGCTTCTGAAGCACCTGTTGGGCTTGCTGAAGGCAGAGAACCCTAGTCTGTCCAAGTTCTGTTCCTACCACGCCAAGACCACCCTGCTCCATGCCTGCTGCTCCAGGACCCAGGACAGCGACTGGGAGGCGGCCCAGCTGGGACCATGCTTCCAGCAGCTGCTGGAGGACTTTGAGGGCCACCTGAAAGATGGCATGCTCCCCAACTTCTTTATCCCCAAACACAATCTACTGGGCTCCGGCCATGACCGCAAGAGCTGTCAGTTCCTGGCCCGGCGCATCGAGGAGGAACGCAACAATGGTTTCCCCATTTTCCGCAAGTGA